The proteins below are encoded in one region of Syngnathus acus chromosome 2, fSynAcu1.2, whole genome shotgun sequence:
- the plekhg5b gene encoding pleckstrin homology domain-containing family G member 5 isoform X4, producing the protein MHFDRHPRFDLQPQASILARNVSTRSCPPRTSAPSDLEEEDEGSSDRGEKKTGGMKLVKKKPRRRHTDDPSKECFSLKFDLNVDINTEIVPAMKKKTLREVLGPVFERNGIELSRVDLFLDQSNTPLSLNFEAYRFGGHYLKVKARPGDELKVEQGVKDMRSLSLPNMKPAGSQTPYILTPANERVEHGSLGRREGADPLGQSRRRKNMTEFLGETNIPTPDTLGQLGGSLPGSGPDSWKNRAASRFSGFFSSNAAAASFGKEVDRLEQLHSKLHSYTLFGLPKVPRLLSFHQDSWEEEDEQEPDLVLEDSWRMLLDNAETLTRRQFHQQEAIWELLHTEATYIRKLRVITDLFLCGLLNLQESGLLTEVEPQRLFSNIQEIVRLHTAFWNQVMLPLLDKARQARALLDPTDLEHGFRTFASRFKPYIRYCMEEENCMENMRALLRDNELFRTYVTWAETHKQCNRLKLADMLAKPHQRLTKYPLLLKSVLKKTDEPNDRDVIGSMVASVEGFIDSINSHMRQRQEQQRLATTSARIDSYEAVEGSSEEVEKILKEFNHFDLMAPMRGTSPEETRQLHLEGALRMKEGKDSRMDVYCFLFTDLLLITKPVKRVEKVKVIRQPLLIHNVVCKELKDTGSFILIYLNEFRSAVAAYTFQANSAPQGRSWIEAICNVQNQLQRLRNEEVIRLQNSLTSCTEAEEERDEEDESSNSNASSPCLRHKDQHDLSQSDGSTETLSVMDVDEPAESQTPSAAIVSLEGHSDVADSVSALSDVERPTALHRTSSAVYSEVDQEPDPEGDELDPQCRSLSMDSAYGTLSPESLLRELQPPQSEEDGTEEAEEEDEEEEDSASLGSQLSVVQPCKPRRRPHVQSRVHCLQNVSTLVLSRSEDNLLQRLHAKTAPSLNRAEPSPTDASSLVHSKSLSELGSKDADFPDDPRCAVLKEGGPCVADVEAKRKSDPTAGCNSGEILPIARKSPVQQHKKLTLAELYRIRTTLVLNSTLTASEV; encoded by the exons ATGCACTTTGACCGGCACCCCCGATTTGACTTACAACCTCAAG CTTCCATCCTGGCCCGGAACGTGTCCACGCGATCCTGCCCCCCACGCACCAGCGCCCCCTCCGACCTcgaagaagaagatgagggGAGCAGTGACCGCGG GGAGAAGAAAACTGGGGGTATGAAGCTGGTGAAGAAGAAGCCAAGGAGGAGACACACTGAT GACCCCAGCAAAGAGTGCTTCAGTCTTAAGTTTGACCTCAACGTGGACATCAACACAGAAATAGTGCCCgccatgaaaaagaaaaccctGAG AGAGGTTCTAGGTCCAGTGTTTGAGAGGAACGGCATCGAGCTATCCCGTGTCGACTTGTTCCTGGATCAGTCCAACACGCCGCTGTCCCTCAATTTTGAGGCCTATCGATTTGGCGGACACTACCTCAAAGTCAAAG CACGGCCTGGCGACGAGCTAAAAGTGGAACAGGGGGTGAAGGACATGAGGTCGCTGAGCTTGCCCAACATGAAGCCCGCTGGGAGTCAGACCCCATACATCCTCACACCAGCCAATGAGAGGGTGGAGCACGGATCTCTGGGACGTCGCGAGGGCGCCGATCCGTTG GGTCAGTCTCGGCGGAGGAAGAACATGACCGAGTTTCTGGGCGAGACCAACATTCCCACACCAGATACGCTCGGGCAGCTCGGTGGCTCGCTCCCCGGCTCCGGTCCTGACAGTTGGAAGAACCGAGCCGCCAGCCGCTTCAGTGGCTTTTTTAGCTCCAACGCCGCAGCAGCATCCTTCGGCAAG GAAGTGGACCGACTGGAGCAGCTTCATAGCAAGCTGCACTCGTACACGTTATTCGGGCTGCCCAAGGTGCCGCGGCTGCTCTCCTTCCACCAGGACTcctgggaggaggaggacgagcaAGAGCCCGACTTGGTCCTGGAAGACAGCTGGCGGATGTTACTGGACAATGCTGAG ACTTTGACACGGAGACAGTTTCACCAACAGGAGGCAATATGGGAGCTGCTGCACACAGAAGCCACCTACATTAGAAAACTCCGAGTCATCACTGAT CTCTTCCTCTGCGGCCTGCTCAACCTTCAGGAGAGTGGCCTGCTCACCGAGGTGGAACCCCAGCGGCTCTTCAGCAACATCCAGGAGATTGTGCGTCTGCACACGGCCTTCTGGAACCAAGTCATGCTCCCCCTGTTAGACAAAGCCAGGCAGGCGCGGGCTCTTCTCGACCCCACCGACCTTGAGCACGGATTCAGGACG TTCGCCTCCAGGTTCAAGCCTTACATCCGCTACTgcatggaggaggaaaactGCATGGAGAACATGCGAGCGCTTCTCAGGGACAATGAACTCTTCAGGACCTATGTTACT TGGGCAGAGACGCACAAGCAGTGTAATCGTCTGAAATTGGCAGACATGTTAGCAAAACCTCATCAGCGGCTGACCAAATATCCCCTCCTGCTCAAGAGCGTGCTCAAGAAGACGGATGAGCCCAACGACCGAGATGTCATCGGCAGCATG GTGGCCTCGGTGGAGGGCTTCATCGACAGCATCAACTCCCACATGCGTCAGCGTCAGGAGCAGCAGAGGCTGGCCACCACAAGTGCCCGCATCGACTCCTACGAGGCAGTAGAGGGCAGTAGCGAGGAGGTGGAGAAG ATCCTCAAGGAGTTCAACCACTTTGACCTCATGGCTCCCATGAGAGGAACGTCTCCCGAGGAGACTCGGCAGCTTCACCTGGAGGGCGCTCTAAGGATGAAGGAGGGCAAAGACAGCCGG ATGGACGTCTACTGCTTCCTTTTCACTGACTTGCTGCTCATCACAAAGCCCGTGAAGAGAGTCGAGAAGGTTAAAGTCATCCGGCAGCCTCTCCTCAtccacaacgtcgtctgcaaggAGCTGAAAGACACAG GATCCTTCATCCTCATCTACCTCAATGAGTTCAGGAGCGCTGTGGCCGCCTACACCTTCCAAGCCAACAGCGCCCCCCAGGGGAGAAGCTGGATCGAGGCAATCTGCAATGTCCAG AACCAACTCCAGAGGCTCCGCAACGAGGAAGTGATTCGGCTGCAGAATTCTCTGACGAGTTGCACGGAGGCCGAAGAAGAGCGAGACGAGGAAGACGAGAGCAGCAACTCCAACGCGAGTTCCCCGTGTCTGAGGCACAAAGATCAGCATGACTTAAG TCAATCAGATGGTTCCACTGAGACGTTGTCAGTGATGGATGTCGATGAGCCGGCCGAATCGCAAACACCTTCTGCCGCTATCGTTAGCCTCGAGGGACACAGCGATGTAGCCGATAGTGTCTCTGCCCTGTCGGACGTTGAGCGGCCCACAGCTCTTCACAGGACTAGCTCCGCCGTTTACTCTGAGGTGGATCAGGAGCCGGATCCCGAGGGCGACGAGCTTGACCCTCAGTGTCGCTCTCTGTCCATGGACAGCGCCTACGGTACACTCTCCCCGGAGTCACTCCTCAGGGAACTTCAGCCCCCGCAAAGTGAAGAAGATGGCACAGAGGAGGCAGAAGAGGAagacgaagaagaggaggattcTGCCTCGCTTGGCTCGCAATTGTCAGTGGTTCAGCCGTGCAAACCTCGTCGACGTCCTCATGTGCAGTCAAGAGTCCACTGCCTCCAGAACGTGTCCACTCTGGTCTTATCGCGCTCCGAGGACAACCTTCTGCAGCGCCTCCACGCCAAAACGGCGCCCTCGCTCAACCGCGCCGAGCCGTCGCCAACGGACGCGTCCTCACTGGTGCACAGCAAGAGCTTGTCGGAGCTCGGGAGTAAGGACGCCGACTTCCCAGACGATCCCCGCTGCGCTGTCCTCAAAGAGGGCGGTCCTTGCGTCGCAGACGTAGAAGCTAAGAGGAAGTCGGATCCGACGGCTGGCTGCAATTCGGGAGAAATTTTGCCCATAGCAAGGAAATCGCCGGTGCAGCAGCACAAAAAACTGACGCTAGCAGAGCTTTATCGAATACGCACCACTCTGGTCCTCAACTCCACGCTTACCGCATC AGAGGTGTAA